In Zingiber officinale cultivar Zhangliang chromosome 1A, Zo_v1.1, whole genome shotgun sequence, a genomic segment contains:
- the LOC122005700 gene encoding E3 ubiquitin-protein ligase ATL9-like has translation MESSFSFSSHPRFPPTTAAAPQYPTSSIDEALPQICLLVLSFLIVGALLSVSFGSGLEEEQENLARRMMEKKKKQGLSPETVTSFLLVPFGAAGWGREEAGECAVCLAEFGCDDTLRVLPRCGHGYHAECIDPWLLRHATCPLCRNDLASLPAIAPGRRHVIDVPHDL, from the coding sequence ATGGAAAGCAGCTTCTCCTTCAGCTCGCATCCTCGCTTCCCGCCGACCACCGCGGCGGCTCCGCAGTATCCGACTTCATCCATCGACGAAGCCCTTCCCCAGATCTGCCTCTTGGTGCTCTCCTTCCTCATCGTCGGCGCGCTCCTGAGCGTCTCCTTCGGCTCGGGCTTGGAGGAGGAGCAGGAGAATTTGGCGCGAAGgatgatggagaagaagaagaagcagggaCTCAGCCCCGAGACCGTGACTTCGTTCCTGCTCGTGCCGTTCGGAGCCGCGGGATGGGGACGCGAGGAGGCAGGGGAGTGCGCCGTGTGCTTGGCAGAGTTCGGCTGCGACGACACCTTGAGGGTGCTGCCAAGGTGCGGCCACGGCTACCACGCGGAGTGCATCGACCCGTGGCTCCTCAGACATGCCACGTGCCCGCTGTGTCGGAATGACCTGGCGTCGCTGCCGGCCATCGCACCTGGCCGCCGCCATGTCATCGACGTTCCTCACGATCTGTAG
- the LOC122038147 gene encoding polygalacturonate 4-alpha-galacturonosyltransferase-like → MPQSKRLLSAGGGGRRNSGGGCRPPVVPLLFLCLLAPLLFFATRGSTRIPISSRTSGFLGRKTPDWKEQLIIKHLKPILTKEVVDLISASQREMGQWSLDYLRTHHISSSWQIDGAGIADVDNSTVTEVPQNASTVEKRNSAKSDDDTRLGPMGTKNKDSKDTLDGHEHVDSPAKIARRQMREKRREKRAIELLKQDDEALVRLENAAIERSKVVDSAILGKYSIWRRDSENENSDSTVRLMRDQIIMARIYTVLAKSKNRLDLYQELLTSIKESQRAVGEANTDADLHHSAPVKMKAMGQVLSRAREALYDCKAVIQRLRVMLQSADDQVRSLKKQSTFLSQLAAKTIPNGIHCLSMRLTIDYYLLPPEKRVFPRSENLESQNHYHYALFSDNVLAASVVVNSTIMNTKEPEKHVFHLVTDKLNFGAMNMWFLLNPPGNATIHVENVDDFKWLNSSYCPVLRQLESAAMKEYYFKADHPTTLSAGSSNLKYRNPKYLSMLNHLRFYLPEVYPKLDKILFLDDDIVVQKDLTALWSVDLKGNVNGAVETCGESFHRFDKYLNFSNPHLARNFDPNACGWAYGMNVFDLKEWKKKDITGIYHKWQNMNEDRVLWKLGTLPPGLLTFYKLTHPLDKSWHVLGLGYNPSIDPSDIHNAAVIHYNGNMKPWLELAMTKYRLYWTKYIKYDHPYINGCKLIE, encoded by the exons ATGCCGCAGTCCAAGCGGCTCCTCTCGGCGGGAGGCGGCGGGAGGCGAAACAGCGGCGGAGGCTGCCGGCCTCCCGTCGTGCCGTTGCTCTTCCTCTGTCTTCTCGCTCCTTTGCTCTTCTTTGCGACGCGCGGCAGTACTCGCATCCCCATCTCCTCCA GGACTTCAGGATTCTTAGGAAGAAAG ACTCCGGATTGGAAAGAACAGTTGATAATCAAGCACCTGAAACCGATTCTGACAAAAGAG GTGGTGGATTTAATATCTGCAAGCCAGCGTGAGATGGGACAGTGGAGTCTTGATTATCTCAGAACACACCATATATCTTCTTCATGGCAAATTGATGGAGCTGGTATTGCTGATGTTGATAATTCAACTGTGACAGAG GTACCTCAAAATGCATCAACTGTTGAAAAAAGAAATTCTGCAAAATCGGATGATGATACCAGGCTTGGTCCCATGGGGACTAAGAATAAAGATAGTAAAGATACTTTGG ATGGACACGAACATGTTGACTCACCTGCGAAGATTGCTAGAAGG CAAATGCGAGAAAAGAGACGGGAAAAGAGAGCAATAGAGTTGCTTAAGCAGGATGATGAGGCATTGGTTAGACTTGAAAATGCTGCTATTGAACGTTCAAAAGTAGTGGACTCTGCTATCCTGGGAAAATATAGTATATGGAGGCGCGACAGTGAAAATGAAAATTCAGATTCGACTGTTAGGTTGATGCGTGACCAAATAATCATGGCTAGAATCTACACAGTACTGGCTAAATCAAAGAACAGGCTTGATCTTTATCAGGAATTACTGACTAGCATTAAGGAAAGTCAACGTGCAGTTGGTGAGGCCAATACTGATGCTGACCTCCATCATAG TGCTCCCGTGAAAATGAAAGCCATGGGTCAAGTACTATCAAGAGCTAGAGAAGCATTGTATGACTGTAAGGCAGTGATTCAAAGGCTTAGGGTGATGCTTCAATCTGCAGATGACCAAGTTAGGAGCTTGAAGAAGCAGAGCACATTCCTTAGCCAGTTGGCTGCAAAGACAATACCTAATGGCATTCACTGCTTGTCTATGCGCCTGACTATAGACTATTACCTCCTTCCTCCAGAGAAAAGGGTGTTTCCGCGGAGTGAAAATCTGGAAAGTCAAAACCATTACCATTATGCTCTCTTCTCTGATAATGTTTTAGCTGCATCTGTAGTTGTGAACTCAACAATCATGAACACTAAG GAACCAGAGAAACATGTATTTCATCTTGTGACTGATAAATTGAACTTTGGAGCAATGAACATGTGGTTTTTATTAAATCCTCCTGGCAATGCGACTATTCATGTAGAAAATGTTGATGACTTCAAATGGCTGAACTCTTCATATTGTCCAGTTTTGCGACAGCTTGAATCTGCTGCCATGAAAGAGTACTATTTTAAGGCTGATCATCCAACAACTCTGTCAGCAGGTTCTTCCAATTTAAAGTACAGAAACCCAAAGTATCTGTCTATGCTGAACCATCTCCGGTTCTACCTTCCAGAGGTTTATCCCAAGTTGGATAAAATTCTGTTTCTTGATGATGACATTGTTGTCCAGAAGGATCTGACTGCATTATGGTCTGTTGACCTTAAAGGAAATGTCAATGGTGCAGTGGAGACATGTGGTGAGAGTTTCCATCGCTTTGACAAATATCTCAATTTCTCAAATCCTCATCTTGCTCGCAACTTTGATCCCAATGCATGCGGTTGGGCTTATGGGATGAATGTGTTTGATCTTAAAGAGTGGAAGAAGAAAGATATAACTGGTATATATCACAAATGGCAAAATATG AATGAAGACAGGGTCTTGTGGAAGCTTGGGACACTTCCTCCAGGACTTTTGACATTCTATAAGCTGACGCATCCTCTGGACAAATCATGGCATGTACTTGGCTTGGGTTATAACCCTAGTATTGATCCCTCAGATATACACAATGCTGCTGTTATCCATTACAATGGGAACATGAAACCCTGGTTGGAGTTGGCAATGACTAAATACAGGCTATACTGGACCAAGTACATCAAATATGATCACCCGTATATTAACGGCTGCAAATTGATAGAGTAG
- the LOC122005706 gene encoding LRR receptor-like serine/threonine-protein kinase FLS2 has translation MPSQQLLLLFLLPLLLLLHPGNAQNPNPKLCSPDDQLSLLKFKSGVSDNTTTKVLSTWRPARDCCFHWKGVRCNLTTGAVTSLKLHCSQGLKLQGALSPALGFLPSLRVLELVGCKHINGTIPRNLQRLTQLQQLVLDDNNLEGELPSLLHRLSSLKNLSLSNNRLAGEIPRSLGTLLTLQSLDLSHNNFSGFIPKSIANLPALQNLDLSFNAFTGHLPVSFKKGLPALNSIDLSYNNLTLRTIPSWILHRKNLTDVNLAGLNLTGNLPEFPPNSTLRSLNVSNNEIRGEIPRNISNLQELETLDLSKNKIAGRIPSTLRLVEGLQVLDVSYNRLVGPIPRRLEMLNSLARVNFRNNKLCGRIPHGEFFSKRSARVYANNLCLCGLPLKPCSNIIP, from the coding sequence ATGCCGAGCCAgcaacttctcctcctcttcctcctccctcttcttcttcttctccatccaGGAAACGCCCAAAATCCCAACCCCAAACTCTGCTCGCCCGATGATCAACTTTCCCTCCTCAAATTCAAATCCGGCGTCTCTGACAACACCACCACCAAGGTCCTCTCCACATGGAGGCCCGCCCGCGATTGTTGCTTCCACTGGAAGGGCGTTCGCTGTAACCTCACCACCGGCGCCGTCACCAGCTTGAAGCTACATTGTTCCCAGGGCTTGAAACTTCAAGGCGCCCTCTCCCCTGCCCTCGGCTTCCTTCCGTCCCTCCGAGTGCTCGAGCTTGTCGGCTGCAAGCACATCAATGGAACCATCCCCAGGAACCTCCAAAGGCTCACCCAACTCCAGCAGCTCGTCCTCGACGACAACAATCTCGAAGGTGAACTCCCTTCCCTCTTGCACAGACTCTCCTCCCTCAAGAACCTGTCCTTGTCCAACAACAGGCTCGCCGGAGAGATTCCCAGAAGCTTGGGAACGCTTCTCACTTTACAATCCCTCGACCTCAGCCACAACAACTTCTCCGGCTTCATCCCCAAATCCATAGCCAACCTTCCTGCCCTACAAAACCTTGATCTTTCCTTCAACGCGTTCACAGGCCACCTCCCTGTCAGCTTCAAGAAGGGCCTCCCCGCTCTCAATTCCATCGACCTCTCCTACAACAATCTCACCCTTAGAACCATCCCGAGTTGGATACTCCACCGGAAGAACCTGACCGACGTCAACCTCGCCGGGCTCAACCTGACCGGCAACTTACCGGAATTCCCGCCCAACTCTACCTTGCGATCGCTGAACGTGTCAAACAACGAGATCCGCGGTGAGATCCCGCGCAACATCTCGAACCTGCAGGAGCTGGAGACGCTGGATCTGTCAAAGAACAAGATCGCCGGCAGGATCCCGTCGACTCTTCGCCTCGTGGAGGGGTTGCAGGTGCTGGACGTGTCTTACAACAGGCTGGTGGGGCCGATCCCGCGCAGGTTGGAGATGCTCAACAGCTTGGCGCGCGTCAACTTCAGGAACAACAAGCTCTGCGGAAGAATTCCGCACGGAGAGTTCTTCAGCAAACGTTCCGCCAGGGTTTACGCCAACAATCTGTGCCTATGCGGTCTGCCTCTGAAACCTTGCAGCAATATCATTCCTTGA
- the LOC122011666 gene encoding germin-like protein 5-1 has protein sequence MTKSALLFCFLLLFVGPPPCSIAADPELLQDFCVADLNSSVKLNGFACKAPANVTAADFFFAGLATPGATNNTMGLLVTGANVEKIPGLNTLGVSLSRLDFAPGGLNPPHTHPRATEVVFVLDGALDVGFITTANKLVAKTIGKGEVFVFPRGLVHFQKNNGAEPAAAISAFNSQLPGTQSIAAALFAASPTVPDNVLTKAFQVGTKEVEKIKSRLVPK, from the exons ATGACCAAATCTGCTCTGCTCTTCTGCTTCCTCCTCTTGTTCGTCGGCCCTCCTCCTTGCTCCATCGCTGCCGATCCTGAGCTTCTTCAGGATTTTTGCGTCGCGGATCTAAACTCaa GTGTGAAGCTAAATGGGTTTGCGTGCAAGGCGCCGGCGAACGTGACGGCGGCGGACTTCTTCTTCGCGGGGCTGGCGACGCCGGGCGCCACAAACAACACCATGGGGTTGCTGGTGACGGGAGCCAACGTGGAGAAGATCCCCGGCCTCAACACGCTCGGCGTGTCCCTGTCGCGCCTCGACTTCGCACCGGGCGGGCTGAATCCGCCGCACACCCACCCGCGCGCCACCGAGGTTGTGTTCGTCCTCGACGGCGCCCTCGACGTTGGATTCATCACCACCGCCAACAAGTTAGTGGCGAAGACCATCGGCAAGGGCGAGGTGTTCGTCTTCCCGAGGGGGCTGGTCCACTTCCAGAAGAACAACGGGGCGGAGCCAGCCGCCGCCATCTCCGCCTTCAACAGCCAGCTCCCGGGGACACAGTCGATCGCCGCCGCCCTCTTCGCGGCCAGCCCGACAGTGCCGGACAATGTGCTCACCAAGGCCTTCCAGGTGGGGACGAAGGAGGTGGAGAAGATCAAGAGCCGGCTAGTGCCTAAGTGA
- the LOC122038146 gene encoding two-component response regulator-like PRR95 isoform X2, with product MGSGEKRRKVAEAHAVVESRDWEEEEERKEEKGLDEVRWEKFFPRMPVRVLLVEGDDSTRQIIAALLRKCSYIVATASDGLKAWDTLQEKPQNIDLVLTEVDLPSISGFGLLTMIMDHDPCKNIPVIMMSSHDCMGIVFKCMLKGAADFLIKPIRKNELRNLWQHVWRRQIVNGAGEIHEIQNNCEVKHNQKSHYGKMEDSVECVAIRQANAECSEQGSDAHSSCTRYDMEAQSEHKKIELKLPIAPGATMDQSGQAIQMRNVFNNESSAKVNTTVEMEVIQKGRLDCNNIDNETYGQKLHQDRTSKDDVELVRDCTWKSNFVPQLELFLTQNKGPFSEKQECDKSSAWNHSSLSAFSLYNSKTVIPTMLQQKSLGYESSRLKPVDPSKIQGIRINVEEINSAFGGSKVQDGRAVQCTPIQVTPFSLPIGDGSLGFECTSTVMQQMSHPQSGQSFWDPTTASIWQEAAKQPHSSHRPDQENLDVADGRSSSYSSAEKDDKTTALDERRHVTAAAGESGGSSNCNSSNLSGTNVFWPMAMTGNDEGKIASDGTKPADCHGLTQRELALNKFRLKRKERCFEKKVRYQSRKLLAEQRPRVKGQFVRQEKLNPRPALAGAFS from the exons ATGGGGTCTGGAGAGAAGAGGCGGAAAGTGGCGGAGGCGCACGCGGTGGTGGAGAGCCGGGAttgggaggaagaggaagagaggaaggaggagaaaGGACTAGATGAAGTGAGATGGGAAAAGTTCTTTCCGAGGATGCCGGTGAGGGTACTCCTCGTGGAAGGAGACGATTCCACTCGGCAGATCATCGCGGCGCTCCTCCGGAAGTGTAGCTACATAG TTGCTACAGCATCAGATGGCTTGAAGGCATGGGACACCTTGCAGGAGAAACCCCAGAATATTGACCTTGTTCTGACTGAAGTTGACTTGCCATCAATTTCAGGTTTTGGTCTTCTTACCATGATAATGGACCATGATCCATGCAAGAACATTCCTGTAATAA TGATGTCTTCACACGATTGTATGGGCATCGTTTTCAAATGCATGTTAAAAGGTGCAGCAGATTTTCTCATTAAGCCGATCCGCAAGAATGAGCTTAGGAATTTATGGCAGCATGTCTGGAGAAGGCAGATT GTAAATGGAGCTGGCGAGATACATGAAATTCAGAACAATTGTGAGGTAAAGCATAATCAGAAATCTCATTATGGTAAAATGGAAGATTCTGTTGAGTGTGTGGCCATCAGGCAAGCAAATGCAGAATGCAGTGAGCAAGGGAGTGATGCTCAT AGTTCTTGTACAAGGTATGACATGGAAGCTCAAAGCGAACACAAGAAAATCGAGCTGAAGCTACCGATAGCACCTGGTGCAACCATGGATCAGAGTGGGCAGGCTATTCAAATGAGAAATGTATTCAATAATGAAAGTTCAGCTAAAG TGAATACAACGGTGGAGATGGAGGTGATACAAAAAGGGCGTCTTGACTGCAACAACATCGACAATGAAACTTATGGCCAGAAACTCCATCAAGACAGAACTTCCAAGGATGATGTTGAGTTGGTCCGTGATTGCACATGGAAGTCGAACTTTGTACCTcaattggagctctttttgacaCAAAACAAGGGGCCCTTCTCAGAGAAGCAAGAATGTGACAAATCAAGTGCATGGAACCATTCGAGTTTGTCTGCTTTTTCACT ATATAATAGTAAAACAGTCATCCCTACAATGCTGCAGCAGAAAAGCCTCGGATATGAAAGCAGTAGACTTAAGCCTGTTGATCCTTCAAAAATTCAAGGAATCAGAATCAATGTTGAAGAGATTAACTCTGCATTTGGGGGATCTAAAGTTCAAGATGGGAGGGCAGTTCAATGCACCCCCATCCAAGTCACCCCATTTTCACTTCCAATTGGAGATGGTTCTTTGGGTTTTGAGTGTACTAGCACAGTCATGCAACAAATGTCGCATCCACAGTCAGGTCAGTCTTTTTGGGATCCCACTACAGCATCCATATGGCAGGAAGCAGCCAAACAACCTCACTCTTCACACAGACCTGACCAAGAAAATCTCGATGTGGCTGATGGTAGAAGTTCATCTTACAGTTCGGCAGAAAAGGACGACAAAACTACTGCGCTAGATGAACGTAGGCATGTTACAGCAGCAGCTGGAGAAAGTGGGGGTAGTAGCAATTGCAATAGCAGCAATCTCAGTGGAACAAATGTCTTCTGGCCCATGGCAATGACGGGAAATGATGAGGGCAAAATTGCTTCTGATGGAACAAAGCCAGCAGATTGCCATGGCTTAACCCAAAGGGAATTGGCCTTGAATAAATTTCGActgaagagaaaagaaagatgCTTTGAGAAGAAG GTTCGCTACCAGAGCAGAAAATTACTCGCAGAACAGCGTCCAAGAGTGAAGGGGCAGTTCGTTCGACAAGAAAAGCTCAATCCTCGACCAGCATTAGCCGGTGCGTTTTCATAG
- the LOC122038148 gene encoding cytokinin hydroxylase-like: MFLYFGCLLLLLLLLAAIANVFWLSPAVSWRRLQRNGFSGPSPFFPFGNLMEMSKENTERPPNFLHDIHSSVFPYFSRWRKAYGKVFIYWLGTEPFLYIADPEFLKLATAGAMGKKWGKPNVFKLDREPMFGRGLVMLEGEDWARHKQIIAPAFSATNLKRMIRVMEETTQKLLEDWSDEVAAGRHEVDVEKGIAKNAAEIIAKTSFGVGQEKGKRVFQKLQLLQQMLFRSGRLVGVPLGHILCAKKAYDARRLGKDADRLLRDIIHSRRKKNSDSMPEQGHDLLGGLLEAGDRDGRGRKLTARELTDECKTFFFAGHETTALALSWALFLLALHPEWQSILREEIARVSGGGPFDSDMLSKLTKMGWVWNEVLRLYSPAPNVQRQAREEVRVCDVVIPEGTNMWVDVVGMHHDPELWGDDVNEFRPERFEEDRIYGGCNHRMGYLPFGFGGRTCVGRNLAAMEFKVVLSLVLRRFFLSVSPANDHAPRIMLSLRPSRGVRLILHNVED, from the exons ATGTTCTTGTACTTTGgctgccttcttctcctcctcctgctTCTTGCAGCCATCGCCAATGTCTTCTGGCTCTCTCCGGCAGTTAGCTGGCGCAGGCTCCAAAGGAACGGCTTTTCTGGCCCTTCTCCATTTTTCCCCTTCGGAAACCTCATGGAAATGAGCAAGGAGAACACTGAAAGGCCCCCTAATTTCCTGCACGATATACACTCCTCTGTCTTCCCCTATTTCTCCAGATGGAGGAAAGCTTACG GAAAGGTTTTCATTTACTGGCTCGGCACGGAGCCTTTCTTGTATATCGCCGACCCCGAGTTCCTCAAACTCGCCACGGCTGGTGCGATGGGCAAGAAATGGGGCAAACCCAATGTGTTCAAGCTCGACAGAGAGCCCATGTTTGGACGCGGCCTTGTCATGCTCGAAGGCGAAGATTGGGCTCGCCACAAACAAATCATTGCCCCAGCATTTTCCGCCACCAATCTCAAG AGAATGATAAGGGTGATGGAGGAGACGACGCAGAAGTTATTGGAGGACTGGAGCGACGAGGTGGCGGCTGGCCGGCATGAAGTAGACGTGGAGAAAGGCATCGCCAAGAACGCAGCGGAGATCATAGCCAAGACCAGCTTCGGCGTCGGCCAAGAGAAAGGGAAGCGGGTGTTCCAGAAGCTGCAGCTGCTGCAGCAGATGCTGTTCCGGTCCGGCCGCCTCGTCGGAGTCCCATTAGGCCACATCCTCTGCGCCAAGAAGGCCTACGACGCCCGGAGGCTGGGGAAGGACGCCGATCGGCTTCTCCGCGACATCATCCATTCCCGACGAAAGAAAAACAGTGATTCAATGCCGGAGCAGGGGCATGACCTGCTCGGAGGGCTCCTCGAGGCCGGGGATAGAGATGGGAGAGGGAGGAAGTTGACGGCCAGGGAGCTGACCGACGAGTGCAAGACCTTCTTCTTCGCTGGCCACGAGACCACCGCGCTGGCGCTGTCTTGGGCCCTGTTCTTGCTGGCTCTGCATCCAGAGTGGCAGAGCATTCTCAGGGAAGAGATCGCGCGAGTTTCCGGCGGGGGTCCTTTCGACTCCGACATGCTCTCCAAGCTAACAAAG ATGGGGTGGGTGTGGAACGAGGTGCTCAGGTTGTACTCGCCGGCGCCGAACGTTCAACGGCAAGCAAGGGAGGAGGTCCGCGTCTGCGACGTGGTGATACCCGAGGGGACGAACATGTGGGTCGACGTGGTGGGCATGCACCACGACCCAGAGCTGTGGGGCGATGACGTGAACGAGTTCAGGCCGGAAAGGTTCGAGGAGGACCGGATCTACGGTGGGTGCAACCACCGGATGGGGTACTTGCCGTTCGGGTTCGGGGGTAGGACCTGCGTGGGGCGCAACCTCGCCGCCATGGAGTTCAAGGTCGTGCTCAGCCTAGTCCTTCGCCGGTTTTTCCTGTCGGTTTCACCGGCGAACGATCACGCGCCGCGGATCATGCTGTCACTCCGGCCTTCTCGCGGAGTGCGTCTCATTCTTCACAACGTTGAAGACTAG
- the LOC122038146 gene encoding two-component response regulator-like PRR95 isoform X1, translating into MGSGEKRRKVAEAHAVVESRDWEEEEERKEEKGLDEVRWEKFFPRMPVRVLLVEGDDSTRQIIAALLRKCSYIVATASDGLKAWDTLQEKPQNIDLVLTEVDLPSISGFGLLTMIMDHDPCKNIPVIMMSSHDCMGIVFKCMLKGAADFLIKPIRKNELRNLWQHVWRRQIVNGAGEIHEIQNNCEVKHNQKSHYGKMEDSVECVAIRQANAECSEQGSDAHSSCTRYDMEAQSEHKKIELKLPIAPGATMDQSGQAIQMRNVFNNESSAKVNTTVEMEVIQKGRLDCNNIDNETYGQKLHQDRTSKDDVELVRDCTWKSNFVPQLELFLTQNKGPFSEKQECDKSSAWNHSSLSAFSLRVCCRYNSKTVIPTMLQQKSLGYESSRLKPVDPSKIQGIRINVEEINSAFGGSKVQDGRAVQCTPIQVTPFSLPIGDGSLGFECTSTVMQQMSHPQSGQSFWDPTTASIWQEAAKQPHSSHRPDQENLDVADGRSSSYSSAEKDDKTTALDERRHVTAAAGESGGSSNCNSSNLSGTNVFWPMAMTGNDEGKIASDGTKPADCHGLTQRELALNKFRLKRKERCFEKKVRYQSRKLLAEQRPRVKGQFVRQEKLNPRPALAGAFS; encoded by the exons ATGGGGTCTGGAGAGAAGAGGCGGAAAGTGGCGGAGGCGCACGCGGTGGTGGAGAGCCGGGAttgggaggaagaggaagagaggaaggaggagaaaGGACTAGATGAAGTGAGATGGGAAAAGTTCTTTCCGAGGATGCCGGTGAGGGTACTCCTCGTGGAAGGAGACGATTCCACTCGGCAGATCATCGCGGCGCTCCTCCGGAAGTGTAGCTACATAG TTGCTACAGCATCAGATGGCTTGAAGGCATGGGACACCTTGCAGGAGAAACCCCAGAATATTGACCTTGTTCTGACTGAAGTTGACTTGCCATCAATTTCAGGTTTTGGTCTTCTTACCATGATAATGGACCATGATCCATGCAAGAACATTCCTGTAATAA TGATGTCTTCACACGATTGTATGGGCATCGTTTTCAAATGCATGTTAAAAGGTGCAGCAGATTTTCTCATTAAGCCGATCCGCAAGAATGAGCTTAGGAATTTATGGCAGCATGTCTGGAGAAGGCAGATT GTAAATGGAGCTGGCGAGATACATGAAATTCAGAACAATTGTGAGGTAAAGCATAATCAGAAATCTCATTATGGTAAAATGGAAGATTCTGTTGAGTGTGTGGCCATCAGGCAAGCAAATGCAGAATGCAGTGAGCAAGGGAGTGATGCTCAT AGTTCTTGTACAAGGTATGACATGGAAGCTCAAAGCGAACACAAGAAAATCGAGCTGAAGCTACCGATAGCACCTGGTGCAACCATGGATCAGAGTGGGCAGGCTATTCAAATGAGAAATGTATTCAATAATGAAAGTTCAGCTAAAG TGAATACAACGGTGGAGATGGAGGTGATACAAAAAGGGCGTCTTGACTGCAACAACATCGACAATGAAACTTATGGCCAGAAACTCCATCAAGACAGAACTTCCAAGGATGATGTTGAGTTGGTCCGTGATTGCACATGGAAGTCGAACTTTGTACCTcaattggagctctttttgacaCAAAACAAGGGGCCCTTCTCAGAGAAGCAAGAATGTGACAAATCAAGTGCATGGAACCATTCGAGTTTGTCTGCTTTTTCACT CAGGGTTTGTTGCAGATATAATAGTAAAACAGTCATCCCTACAATGCTGCAGCAGAAAAGCCTCGGATATGAAAGCAGTAGACTTAAGCCTGTTGATCCTTCAAAAATTCAAGGAATCAGAATCAATGTTGAAGAGATTAACTCTGCATTTGGGGGATCTAAAGTTCAAGATGGGAGGGCAGTTCAATGCACCCCCATCCAAGTCACCCCATTTTCACTTCCAATTGGAGATGGTTCTTTGGGTTTTGAGTGTACTAGCACAGTCATGCAACAAATGTCGCATCCACAGTCAGGTCAGTCTTTTTGGGATCCCACTACAGCATCCATATGGCAGGAAGCAGCCAAACAACCTCACTCTTCACACAGACCTGACCAAGAAAATCTCGATGTGGCTGATGGTAGAAGTTCATCTTACAGTTCGGCAGAAAAGGACGACAAAACTACTGCGCTAGATGAACGTAGGCATGTTACAGCAGCAGCTGGAGAAAGTGGGGGTAGTAGCAATTGCAATAGCAGCAATCTCAGTGGAACAAATGTCTTCTGGCCCATGGCAATGACGGGAAATGATGAGGGCAAAATTGCTTCTGATGGAACAAAGCCAGCAGATTGCCATGGCTTAACCCAAAGGGAATTGGCCTTGAATAAATTTCGActgaagagaaaagaaagatgCTTTGAGAAGAAG GTTCGCTACCAGAGCAGAAAATTACTCGCAGAACAGCGTCCAAGAGTGAAGGGGCAGTTCGTTCGACAAGAAAAGCTCAATCCTCGAC CAGCATTAGCCGGTGCGTTTTCATAG